The following proteins are encoded in a genomic region of Haloarcula salinisoli:
- the cofH gene encoding 7,8-didemethyl-8-hydroxy-5-deazariboflavin synthase subunit CofH has product MSDATPPAGDIEFAQQPVTDQSFENALAKARAGERLTVADGVELITTGTDVEGIHRRRKELVLEAADRRRAEVVGDEVTFVANLNNNVTTACNTGCLFCNFKDRSEQFRSDYQQEHGGFTKTPAESREIVEDALDRGIYEVCSVSGLHPALALDAEHVEILEASDRGDLNYRPASEYDTDPGTYCEQIRAMDVGGVHVHSMTPEEAYHARRGTDWSYREVFQRLKDAGLDSVPGTAAEILVDEVREVICPGKIGSAEWIEAMEAAADVGLGTTATIMYGHVENARHRVEHLRKVRKLQDRTGSITEFVPLSFVHEETPLYDRGMVEGGASADEDELMIAVSRLFLDNVAHIQSSWVKYGDSGGLKMLTCGADDFMGTILSEEITKRAGGDYGEFRSVREYVDMITAIGRTPVERSTDYEHRRVVDPDADVLGPTLGPRADGTPLVR; this is encoded by the coding sequence ATGTCGGACGCGACGCCACCGGCCGGCGATATCGAGTTCGCCCAGCAGCCGGTGACCGACCAGTCCTTCGAGAACGCCCTGGCGAAGGCCAGGGCGGGCGAGCGGTTGACGGTGGCCGACGGCGTCGAACTCATCACGACGGGGACCGACGTCGAGGGTATCCACCGCCGTCGCAAGGAGCTGGTGCTCGAAGCCGCCGACCGTCGCCGGGCCGAAGTCGTCGGGGACGAGGTCACCTTCGTCGCGAACCTCAACAACAACGTCACCACGGCGTGTAACACGGGCTGTCTGTTCTGTAACTTCAAGGACCGCTCAGAGCAGTTCCGCAGCGACTATCAGCAGGAACACGGCGGGTTCACCAAGACGCCCGCCGAGTCCCGCGAGATCGTCGAAGACGCGCTGGACCGCGGCATCTACGAGGTGTGTTCGGTGTCGGGCCTCCACCCCGCGCTCGCGCTCGACGCCGAGCACGTCGAGATACTCGAAGCCAGCGACCGGGGCGACCTGAACTACCGGCCGGCGAGCGAGTACGACACGGACCCGGGGACCTACTGCGAGCAGATTCGGGCGATGGACGTCGGCGGCGTCCACGTCCACTCGATGACGCCCGAAGAGGCCTACCACGCCCGGCGGGGGACCGACTGGTCTTATCGCGAGGTGTTCCAGCGCCTGAAAGACGCCGGCCTCGACAGCGTCCCCGGGACCGCAGCCGAGATTCTCGTCGACGAGGTCCGGGAGGTCATCTGCCCCGGGAAAATCGGGAGCGCCGAGTGGATCGAGGCGATGGAAGCCGCCGCCGACGTGGGTCTGGGAACGACGGCGACCATCATGTACGGCCACGTCGAGAACGCCCGACACCGGGTCGAACACCTCCGGAAGGTCCGCAAACTCCAGGACCGGACCGGCTCCATTACCGAGTTCGTCCCGCTCTCCTTCGTCCACGAGGAGACGCCGCTGTACGACCGCGGCATGGTCGAGGGTGGGGCAAGCGCCGACGAAGACGAACTGATGATAGCCGTCTCACGGCTTTTCCTCGATAACGTCGCCCACATCCAGTCCTCGTGGGTGAAATACGGGGACTCGGGCGGGCTGAAGATGCTCACCTGCGGTGCCGACGACTTCATGGGGACCATCCTCTCCGAAGAGATAACCAAGCGGGCCGGTGGAGACTACGGCGAGTTCCGCTCGGTGCGGGAGTACGTCGACATGATAACCGCCATCGGCCGGACGCCCGTCGAGCGCTCGACGGACTACGAGCACCGGCGGGTCGTCGACCCCGACGCCGACGTGCTGGGGCCGACACTCGGGCCGCGTGCCGACGGGACGCCGCTGGTCCGGTGA
- a CDS encoding sodium:calcium antiporter yields MALLVDIGFILAATAAIWKGSDWLEAASERLAAYYGLPDVVQGAIIVAVGSSFPELATVVVAAIGGSMPLGVGAIVGSAIFNVLVIPAVAGIATDEDVDSNRTLVYKEAQFYMLAVSVLLITFALAVIYYPGPATLSGTVTRSLAVIPLALYGLYIFIQYQDTADYEQDSDEAEGIDVRRQWLFLLSGLLVILLAVERLVHSVEEIGLAFGVEEFLLGVTILAAATSLPDTLVSVRAARDGRGVTSLANVLGSNTFDLLVAIPVGVLIIGTWTVDFAMAVPMFGVLTGATILLFTALRTDLALSTLESYVLLGAYLVFVTWVVAETASIITGILPS; encoded by the coding sequence ATGGCACTGCTGGTCGACATCGGCTTCATCCTCGCCGCGACGGCGGCCATCTGGAAGGGCAGCGACTGGCTGGAGGCGGCCAGCGAGCGGCTGGCGGCCTACTACGGACTGCCAGACGTGGTCCAGGGCGCCATCATCGTCGCCGTCGGCTCGTCGTTCCCGGAACTGGCGACGGTGGTCGTCGCGGCCATCGGCGGGTCGATGCCGCTGGGCGTCGGCGCCATCGTCGGGTCGGCCATCTTCAACGTGCTCGTCATCCCGGCCGTCGCCGGTATCGCCACCGACGAGGACGTCGATTCGAACCGCACGCTCGTCTACAAGGAGGCGCAGTTCTACATGCTCGCGGTGTCGGTCCTGCTCATCACGTTCGCGCTGGCGGTCATCTACTACCCAGGTCCGGCGACGCTGTCGGGGACCGTCACCCGCTCGCTTGCGGTTATCCCGCTTGCGCTCTACGGGCTGTACATCTTCATCCAGTATCAGGACACTGCCGACTACGAGCAGGACTCCGACGAGGCCGAGGGCATCGACGTCCGCCGTCAGTGGCTCTTCCTGCTTTCGGGACTGCTCGTCATCCTCCTCGCCGTCGAACGACTGGTCCACTCGGTCGAGGAAATCGGTCTCGCGTTCGGCGTCGAGGAGTTCCTGCTGGGCGTGACCATCCTCGCGGCGGCCACGAGCCTCCCGGACACCCTCGTCAGTGTCAGGGCCGCCCGTGACGGTCGCGGCGTCACGTCGCTGGCCAACGTCCTCGGGTCGAACACCTTCGACCTGCTGGTGGCGATTCCCGTCGGCGTCCTCATCATCGGCACCTGGACCGTCGACTTCGCGATGGCGGTACCGATGTTCGGCGTCCTCACCGGCGCGACAATCCTCCTCTTTACCGCGCTGCGGACGGACCTCGCGCTCTCGACGCTGGAATCGTACGTCCTGCTGGGTGCGTATCTCGTGTTCGTCACCTGGGTCGTCGCCGAGACGGCTAGCATTATCACCGGAATTTTGCCTAGCTGA
- a CDS encoding NAD+ synthase, translating to MKDEPQRHASSFAHETQDVAAVESTVRAFLRERVDGAGVDGVVVAMSGGLDSTVTATLAVRALGPDRVLGLGLPCHKTDASATMEASVVADHLGIEFKRVHLQPLLQGFEQQLAPDLAGEEPRGPTPTPDRARHNVIARLRMCCTYYAANRRNRLVVGTANRSELLLGYVTKYGDGAADLFPLGGLYKTEVRALAGHLGLPDPIVEKVPTTGRYPGQTDADDLGATYDVIDSLLYRVIEEGDPVDVAAGALDIDESTAQRLISMCVETAHKRTMPPVADIGGRSRQPTAED from the coding sequence ATGAAGGACGAACCACAGCGACACGCGAGTTCGTTCGCTCACGAGACCCAGGACGTGGCGGCGGTCGAATCGACCGTCCGGGCGTTCCTGCGCGAACGCGTCGACGGCGCCGGTGTGGACGGCGTCGTCGTCGCGATGAGCGGCGGGCTCGATTCGACGGTGACGGCGACGCTGGCCGTCCGGGCGCTCGGCCCCGACCGCGTGCTCGGGCTGGGGCTGCCCTGTCACAAGACCGACGCCTCGGCGACGATGGAGGCGAGCGTCGTCGCCGACCACCTCGGCATCGAGTTCAAGCGGGTCCACCTCCAGCCGCTCCTGCAGGGGTTCGAACAGCAACTCGCCCCGGACCTGGCTGGCGAGGAGCCCCGCGGCCCGACGCCGACGCCGGACCGGGCCCGACACAACGTCATCGCCCGGCTCCGAATGTGCTGTACGTACTACGCCGCCAACCGGCGGAATCGACTGGTCGTCGGCACGGCGAACCGTTCCGAGCTCCTGCTTGGGTACGTCACGAAGTACGGCGACGGTGCCGCCGACCTGTTCCCGCTGGGCGGGCTCTACAAGACCGAGGTCCGGGCGCTGGCCGGCCACCTCGGGCTGCCCGACCCCATCGTGGAGAAGGTCCCGACCACGGGCCGGTACCCCGGTCAGACCGACGCCGACGACCTCGGGGCGACCTACGACGTCATCGACTCGCTGCTGTACCGGGTCATCGAGGAGGGCGACCCGGTCGACGTGGCCGCGGGGGCGCTCGATATCGACGAATCGACGGCGCAGCGATTGATTTCGATGTGTGTCGAGACCGCACACAAGCGGACGATGCCACCTGTCGCGGACATCGGCGGCCGCAGCCGCCAGCCGACGGCCGAGGACTGA
- a CDS encoding phosphoribosylaminoimidazolesuccinocarboxamide synthase — MTSVKEFRVDEPATATDLGRGSFVFTDDYSVFDWGKMPDEIPDKGASLCTMGAYNFQLLEANHVPTHYEGVRTDGDIMDLGEALAAGTPPEEMVISLTQVPDLPERDGEYDYDAYHADAGENYLIPLEIVFRNRVGTGSSLRRRTDPADHGLDFETWPDRVVELDEPIVEFSTKYEEQDRYLDREAADRIAGTASLDRLEELALAVDHIVTDTAAEADLVHEDGKIECLYHDGQVRVADVVGTFDENRFSYDGQQVSKEVIRQYHKRTQPEWVEAVGDAKERATAEGIADWKSLCDTSPESLDDDVIGAARDLYCAGTNAYVDGEVFDAPPLADAVDAVGDL; from the coding sequence ATGACGAGCGTCAAGGAGTTCCGCGTCGACGAGCCGGCGACCGCCACCGACCTCGGCCGGGGCTCGTTCGTGTTCACGGACGACTACTCGGTGTTCGACTGGGGGAAGATGCCCGACGAGATTCCGGACAAGGGCGCCTCGCTCTGTACGATGGGTGCGTACAACTTCCAGCTACTGGAGGCAAACCACGTGCCGACCCACTACGAAGGGGTGCGGACAGACGGCGACATCATGGACCTCGGCGAGGCCCTCGCGGCCGGCACGCCGCCCGAGGAGATGGTCATCTCGCTCACCCAGGTCCCGGACCTCCCCGAGCGCGACGGCGAGTACGACTACGACGCCTACCACGCCGACGCGGGCGAGAACTACCTCATCCCCCTGGAGATCGTCTTCCGGAACCGCGTCGGGACCGGCTCCTCGCTGCGACGACGGACCGACCCCGCCGACCACGGTCTGGACTTCGAGACGTGGCCCGACCGCGTCGTCGAACTGGACGAGCCCATCGTCGAGTTCTCCACGAAGTACGAGGAGCAGGACCGCTATCTCGACCGCGAGGCGGCCGACCGCATCGCCGGGACAGCGAGCCTCGACCGGCTGGAGGAACTGGCACTCGCGGTCGACCACATCGTCACCGACACCGCCGCCGAGGCCGACCTCGTCCACGAGGACGGCAAGATCGAGTGTCTCTACCACGACGGACAGGTCCGCGTTGCCGACGTGGTCGGCACCTTCGACGAGAACCGCTTCTCCTACGACGGCCAGCAGGTATCGAAGGAGGTCATCCGCCAGTATCACAAGCGAACCCAGCCCGAGTGGGTCGAGGCCGTCGGCGACGCGAAGGAGCGGGCCACCGCCGAGGGTATCGCGGACTGGAAATCGCTGTGTGACACGTCACCGGAGTCACTCGACGACGACGTCATCGGGGCCGCTCGGGACCTCTACTGTGCCGGGACGAACGCCTACGTCGACGGTGAGGTCTTCGACGCGCCGCCGCTCGCCGACGCAGTCGACGCCGTGGGAGACCTCTGA
- a CDS encoding DUF1328 family protein — translation MALSQTLPPTQLVPLQVDGLLGLAVLFLVLALVAAVLGARGIAGLSMDIAKWLVIIFIVLAVVTFLL, via the coding sequence ATGGCACTCAGCCAGACACTCCCGCCGACGCAACTCGTCCCCCTCCAGGTCGACGGACTACTCGGTCTCGCGGTCCTCTTCCTGGTCTTGGCGCTGGTCGCCGCGGTGCTTGGCGCCCGCGGCATCGCCGGCCTCAGCATGGACATCGCGAAGTGGCTGGTCATCATCTTCATCGTACTGGCGGTCGTCACCTTCCTACTGTAG
- a CDS encoding formyltetrahydrofolate deformylase: protein MRHALTEITVVGEDDTGLIAEVTSLLFERGINIEDLDQAVREGVFRMTMHVDTADMVTTEETLREDLTELGEELGVDTQVRFPADRETQSIAVLVTKESHCLEALFESWANGDLGADIEVVIGNHDDLEPLAQKYDVPFHDIGDEKGTPDEERLLELLAEYDADLIALARYMRILSPDVVFRYESRIINVHPSLLPAFPGASAYMQAIEEGVRIAGVTAHYVTTDLDQGPIITQRAFNVPDDATEEELQTLGQPLEAEALIEAIKLHLSDEVTVHRGRTKLRDPENTDAQLGAPEDLDDENPDRPIDGLGEFVAEEDEPEAEADD, encoded by the coding sequence GTGAGGCACGCGCTGACCGAGATTACCGTCGTCGGCGAGGACGACACGGGGCTCATCGCCGAAGTCACGTCGCTGCTCTTCGAGCGCGGCATCAACATCGAGGACCTGGACCAGGCGGTCCGAGAGGGCGTCTTCCGGATGACGATGCACGTCGACACCGCCGATATGGTGACGACGGAGGAGACACTCCGTGAGGACCTGACCGAACTGGGCGAGGAACTCGGCGTCGACACGCAGGTCCGGTTCCCCGCCGACCGCGAGACCCAGTCCATCGCAGTCCTCGTGACGAAGGAATCACACTGTCTCGAAGCCCTCTTCGAGTCCTGGGCCAACGGTGACCTCGGCGCGGACATCGAGGTCGTCATCGGCAACCACGACGACCTGGAACCGCTCGCCCAGAAGTACGACGTCCCGTTCCACGACATCGGCGACGAGAAGGGCACGCCCGACGAGGAGCGCCTGCTCGAACTGCTCGCCGAGTACGACGCGGACCTCATCGCGCTGGCCCGGTACATGCGCATCCTCTCGCCGGACGTCGTCTTCCGCTACGAGAGCCGGATTATCAACGTTCACCCGAGTCTCCTGCCGGCCTTTCCCGGCGCCTCGGCGTATATGCAGGCCATCGAGGAGGGGGTCCGCATCGCCGGCGTCACCGCCCACTACGTGACGACCGACCTCGACCAGGGGCCGATCATCACCCAGCGGGCCTTTAACGTCCCCGACGACGCCACCGAGGAGGAACTCCAGACGCTGGGCCAGCCGCTGGAAGCCGAGGCGCTCATCGAGGCCATCAAGCTCCACCTCAGCGACGAGGTGACGGTCCACCGCGGCCGGACGAAGCTCCGGGACCCCGAGAACACCGACGCGCAACTGGGCGCGCCCGAAGACCTCGACGACGAGAACCCCGACCGGCCTATCGACGGGCTCGGCGAGTTCGTTGCCGAGGAGGACGAACCGGAGGCAGAGGCCGATGACTAG
- a CDS encoding GAF domain-containing protein: MSAELPTVVCVDGDDETRSATVEALETAGFEVRPCDSVVAVETAMDDSVGCVVTTATLPDGDGFDVVELVRDRRPDCPCIFFTGDPPADLPRGGRDQVVEYVPRSVPGAHDRLVEVVTAAATEVTQAAYPLPEDETERLAALAEYDVDELSALDTFERLTSLITSHFDIDVAFVGLVGAQEERFVACEGANWRTLSREDTICTHTILTDDVMVVENVQEDPRFAAVERLEELDIRSYAGARITDDDGNALGAVCCIHGEPRSYTQAEREDLRRFADEVQEQLALRRRLGMGGD, from the coding sequence GTGAGCGCCGAGTTGCCGACCGTCGTCTGTGTCGACGGCGACGACGAAACACGCAGTGCGACGGTCGAGGCACTGGAGACTGCAGGGTTCGAGGTCCGACCGTGTGACTCCGTTGTGGCCGTCGAAACTGCCATGGACGACAGCGTCGGCTGTGTCGTAACGACAGCCACGCTCCCCGACGGGGATGGATTCGACGTGGTCGAACTGGTTCGGGACCGCCGTCCGGACTGTCCCTGTATCTTCTTTACGGGTGACCCGCCGGCCGACCTGCCCCGGGGTGGACGCGACCAGGTCGTCGAGTACGTCCCGCGGTCGGTCCCGGGGGCCCACGACCGCCTCGTCGAGGTCGTCACAGCCGCAGCGACCGAAGTGACGCAGGCGGCCTACCCACTCCCCGAGGACGAGACCGAACGGCTGGCCGCCCTCGCCGAGTACGACGTCGATGAGCTCTCGGCGCTGGATACCTTCGAACGGCTGACGTCGCTGATAACCTCTCACTTCGACATCGACGTGGCCTTCGTCGGGCTGGTCGGCGCCCAGGAGGAGCGCTTCGTCGCCTGTGAGGGGGCGAACTGGCGGACGCTTTCCCGCGAGGACACCATCTGTACGCACACTATCCTCACGGACGACGTGATGGTCGTCGAGAACGTCCAGGAGGACCCGCGATTCGCCGCTGTCGAGCGCCTCGAAGAACTCGATATCAGGTCCTACGCCGGCGCCCGCATCACCGACGACGACGGGAACGCACTGGGCGCGGTCTGCTGTATCCACGGCGAACCCCGGTCGTACACGCAGGCCGAGCGTGAGGACCTCAGACGCTTCGCCGACGAAGTCCAAGAGCAGCTGGCACTGCGCCGTCGACTGGGAATGGGGGGTGATTGA
- a CDS encoding DUF7504 family protein, which produces MRHGSRYEFPGLPLNSVDAGTNLLLTGPTLEGARELLLRLLLGDDGVLIITADTSARKVLAAFEDVGGRIDRERVRVVSCTQERDDDLGEFVSSVGSPGDLTGIGIEYSGQYEQVYARGYDTVRTGIYTLTPLLVYSEDVRPVFRFVNTVTSRIRTADGLGICAIDPSAHDEQVVNSIAQPFDARVDVREVDGTIELRVTGLPDQPAEWTTVPALE; this is translated from the coding sequence ATGCGACACGGCAGCCGCTACGAGTTTCCGGGCCTCCCACTGAACAGCGTCGACGCGGGGACGAACCTGCTGCTGACCGGGCCGACGCTGGAAGGCGCCCGCGAGCTACTGCTTCGGCTGTTGCTCGGCGACGACGGGGTGCTGATAATCACCGCCGACACCAGCGCTCGCAAGGTGCTCGCGGCGTTCGAGGACGTCGGCGGGCGCATCGACCGCGAGCGAGTTCGTGTCGTCAGCTGCACCCAGGAGCGCGACGACGACCTCGGTGAGTTCGTCTCGTCGGTCGGCTCGCCCGGCGACCTCACCGGCATCGGTATCGAGTATTCGGGCCAGTACGAACAGGTGTATGCCCGCGGCTACGACACCGTGCGGACGGGCATCTACACGCTGACGCCCCTGCTGGTGTACAGCGAGGACGTCCGGCCGGTCTTCCGCTTCGTCAACACGGTCACCAGCCGTATCCGGACCGCCGACGGGCTGGGCATCTGTGCTATCGACCCCTCGGCCCACGACGAGCAGGTGGTAAACAGTATCGCCCAGCCGTTCGACGCCCGCGTCGACGTCCGTGAGGTCGACGGCACCATCGAGCTTCGTGTCACGGGACTGCCCGACCAGCCCGCCGAGTGGACGACCGTCCCGGCGCTGGAATAA
- the purS gene encoding phosphoribosylformylglycinamidine synthase subunit PurS, producing MTAFTATVTVRLKRGVLDPEAETTQRSLERLGFELADLRSADVFELDLDAEDAEDAADRAEEMAERLLANPTIHDYDVAVAEQ from the coding sequence ATGACTGCCTTTACCGCGACCGTCACGGTCCGGCTGAAACGCGGAGTGCTCGACCCCGAGGCCGAGACCACGCAGCGCTCGCTCGAACGCCTCGGCTTCGAACTGGCGGACCTGCGCTCGGCTGACGTGTTCGAACTCGACCTCGACGCCGAGGACGCCGAGGACGCCGCCGACCGCGCCGAGGAGATGGCCGAACGGCTGCTGGCGAACCCGACCATCCACGACTACGACGTGGCGGTCGCCGAGCAATAA
- the purQ gene encoding phosphoribosylformylglycinamidine synthase I — MTISVIQFGGSNCDRDSVQALEAMGFDAELVWHEDGLPEDTTGIMLPGGFSYGDYLRAGAMAARSPIMQEVREAAADGTPVLGVCNGAQIGCESSLTPGAFTTNESARFQCEHVHLRVENADTPWTSQYEEGEVIELPIAHGEGRYEITDDRLDELEADGRILFKYCDADGEVSPEANPNGSKHAVAGVTGDSDHVAVMMPHPERASLEDLGRTDGQPVLSGFAE; from the coding sequence GTGACAATCTCCGTCATCCAGTTCGGCGGCTCGAACTGCGACCGCGACTCCGTCCAGGCCCTCGAAGCCATGGGCTTTGACGCCGAACTCGTCTGGCACGAGGACGGCCTGCCCGAGGACACCACGGGTATCATGCTCCCCGGCGGCTTCTCGTACGGCGACTACCTCCGAGCCGGTGCGATGGCGGCCCGCTCGCCAATCATGCAGGAGGTTCGCGAGGCCGCCGCCGACGGGACGCCGGTGCTCGGCGTCTGCAACGGCGCCCAGATCGGCTGTGAGTCCTCGCTGACCCCCGGTGCGTTCACCACCAACGAGAGCGCCCGCTTCCAGTGTGAGCACGTCCATCTGCGCGTCGAGAACGCCGATACCCCCTGGACGAGCCAGTACGAGGAGGGCGAGGTTATCGAGCTCCCCATCGCCCACGGCGAGGGGCGCTACGAGATTACCGACGACCGCCTCGACGAACTCGAAGCCGACGGTCGTATCCTCTTCAAGTACTGCGACGCCGATGGCGAGGTCTCGCCCGAAGCCAACCCCAACGGCTCGAAACACGCCGTCGCCGGTGTCACCGGCGACTCTGACCACGTCGCCGTGATGATGCCCCACCCCGAGCGCGCCTCGCTCGAAGACCTGGGCCGCACAGACGGCCAGCCGGTGCTGTCCGGGTTCGCCGAGTAG
- a CDS encoding archaeosine biosynthesis radical SAM protein RaSEA, producing MSKPSPDVYEQEKGMDAHNAVMREVRSRNDSTYDPREPTRVWLDEDNTPDGVYQSLTIILNTGGCRWARAGGCTMCGYVAESVEGGQVAHEDLMAQIEHCLDHEEENADEKSGLIKIYTSGSFLDEREVPAETRQAIADTFADRERIVVESLPDFVEDERVSDFVDAGLETDVAVGLETATDRVRHDCVNKYFDFADFEDACEAAREAGAGIKAYLLMKPPFLTESEAVEDMKSSVRRCGAVDGCHTVSMNPCNVQRYTMVEELYHDGGYRPPWLWSVADVLESTADEDVIVVSDPVGHGSDRGPHNCGECDDRVQRAIKDFDLRQDPSVFEQVSCECEATYEAALAREHSYAMPLTR from the coding sequence ATGAGCAAGCCCAGTCCCGACGTCTACGAACAGGAAAAGGGGATGGACGCCCACAACGCCGTGATGCGCGAGGTCCGTTCGCGCAACGATTCCACCTACGACCCGCGCGAGCCGACACGCGTCTGGCTCGACGAGGACAACACGCCCGACGGCGTCTACCAGAGCCTGACTATCATCTTAAACACTGGCGGCTGCCGGTGGGCCCGCGCGGGCGGCTGCACGATGTGTGGGTACGTCGCCGAATCCGTCGAGGGCGGACAGGTAGCCCACGAGGACCTCATGGCCCAGATAGAACACTGTCTGGACCACGAGGAGGAGAACGCGGACGAGAAGTCCGGACTCATCAAGATATACACCTCGGGGAGCTTCCTCGACGAGCGCGAGGTCCCCGCCGAGACCCGGCAGGCCATCGCCGACACCTTCGCCGACCGGGAGCGCATCGTCGTCGAGTCCCTGCCGGACTTCGTCGAGGACGAGCGCGTCTCCGATTTCGTCGACGCCGGCCTGGAGACGGACGTGGCTGTCGGCCTGGAGACCGCGACCGACAGAGTGCGCCACGACTGCGTGAACAAGTACTTCGACTTCGCGGACTTCGAGGACGCCTGCGAGGCCGCTCGCGAGGCCGGCGCGGGCATCAAGGCCTATCTCCTGATGAAGCCGCCCTTCCTCACCGAGTCGGAGGCCGTGGAAGATATGAAATCCTCCGTCCGCCGCTGTGGGGCTGTCGATGGCTGTCACACCGTCTCGATGAACCCGTGTAACGTCCAGCGCTACACGATGGTCGAGGAGCTCTACCACGACGGCGGCTACCGGCCGCCGTGGCTCTGGTCGGTCGCCGACGTGTTGGAATCGACCGCCGACGAGGACGTCATCGTCGTCTCGGACCCCGTCGGTCACGGCTCCGACAGGGGACCTCACAACTGCGGGGAGTGTGACGACCGCGTCCAGCGCGCCATCAAAGACTTCGACCTGCGCCAGGACCCGAGCGTCTTCGAGCAGGTGAGCTGTGAGTGCGAGGCGACCTACGAGGCCGCCCTGGCACGGGAACACAGCTACGCGATGCCGCTGACGCGGTAG
- a CDS encoding VanZ family protein, which yields MDRPTRRYLPAVAFAALLLVVSLVPTPETGGPPLPAPLGIALDKWVHAASYGALTGLLAWARRSREVVVVGALAAFAVGYGVGIELLQGLVPSRGTSGADAVANAVGAVGGSVLWLTLGRVGAGQDRQSEQ from the coding sequence ATGGACCGACCGACACGTCGATATCTGCCCGCGGTCGCCTTCGCCGCTCTGTTACTCGTCGTCTCGCTGGTGCCGACGCCGGAGACCGGAGGACCGCCCCTCCCCGCGCCGCTCGGAATCGCCCTGGACAAGTGGGTCCACGCGGCCAGCTACGGCGCCCTCACCGGCCTGCTCGCCTGGGCTCGCCGGAGCCGCGAGGTGGTGGTCGTGGGGGCACTGGCCGCGTTCGCCGTCGGCTACGGCGTGGGCATCGAACTCCTGCAGGGACTGGTCCCCTCCCGCGGGACGAGCGGCGCAGACGCGGTCGCCAACGCGGTCGGAGCCGTCGGCGGCAGTGTCCTCTGGCTGACTCTGGGGCGGGTCGGCGCCGGGCAGGACAGACAGTCAGAACAGTGA